A single region of the Malus sylvestris chromosome 8, drMalSylv7.2, whole genome shotgun sequence genome encodes:
- the LOC126631163 gene encoding protein ROH1-like, with protein MPSTHNQGSSSPMTSIGRSIWSRREPFQSEEANQELSELELEVQSFQKLVTDLFHDLSAAGADELLSIAWIRKLLDVFVSCQDEFRVLLLKNKVQVSKPPLDHWADEYLDRSLKALDICNAARDGIDKIRAWHKHLEIVLCALESRQRAFCEGQFRRARKALVDLALEMLGERDSGSVFSHRNWSFGRNNNTRKDARRRQHSSGNPTGHSRSHSWSISHSWSAAKQLQSIASNLVAPRGNEVIATNGLAGSVFTMSCVLTFVLLSLVAAIPCQDRGISTHFSIPPQYSWGIPLSSLHERIIEESKKRERQNSHGLLREIYHVERCARHMTDLMDLVQFPLKEEQKVEVEQELQELASICESFKNGLDPLERQIREVFRRIMNCRTEGLELLSRANNPE; from the coding sequence ATGCCTTCGACGCACAATCAGGGTTCTTCTTCGCCTATGACTTCGATTGGTCGCTCGATTTGGAGCCGGCGAGAGCCATTTCAATCAGAAGAAGCTAATCAGGAGTTGAGTGAGCTGGAATTAGAGGTTCAATCTTTTCAAAAACTTGTTACGGACCTGTTTCATGACTTGTCAGCTGCTGGTGCTGATGAATTGCTCTCCATTGCGTGGATTCGGAAACTTTTGGATGTTTTTGTTAGCTGCCAAGACGAGTTCAGGGTTTTATTGTTGAAAAACAAGGTGCAGGTTTCTAAACCACCGTTGGACCACTGGGCGGATGAATACTTAGATAGGAGCTTGAAGGCACTTGACATTTGCAATGCTGCTCGTGATGGGATTGACAAGATTCGTGCGTGGCATAAGCATTTAGAGATTGTTCTGTGTGCCTTGGAGTCGCGCCAGAGGGCATTCTGTGAGGGCCAGTTCCGTCGAGCAAGAAAGGCTTTGGTGGATTTGGCACTTGAAATGCTTGGTGAAAGAGACTCTGGGTCTGTTTTTTCTCACCGCAACTGGTCTTTTGGGCGTAACAATAACACAAGAAAGGATGCTCGCCGTCGCCAACACTCATCTGGGAATCCAACTGGGCATTCCCGCTCTCACTCGTGGAGCATATCCCATTCTTGGTCTGCAGCTAAGCAGCTTCAGTCAATTGCAAGCAACTTGGTAGCACCTCGTGGAAACGAGGTTATTGCAACAAATGGTCTTGCAGGGTCTGTTTTCACAATGAGTTGTGTTCTCACGTTTGTTTTGTTGTCTCTTGTGGCTGCGATCCCATGTCAGGATCGAGGTATCAGCACTCATTTTTCGATCCCGCCGCAGTACTCCTGGGGCATCCCGTTATCCTCACTTCACGAACGGATAATAGAGGAGTCTAAGAAGCGAGAGCGCCAGAACTCTCACGGGTTGCTGAGGGAGATTTATCACGTCGAGAGATGTGCCCGCCACATGACAGACTTGATGGATCTGGTTCAGTTCCCGTTAAAAGAGGAACAGAAAGTGGAAGTCGAGCAAGAACTGCAGGAGCTAGCATCGATTTGTGAAAGTTTTAAGAACGGACTGGATCCGCTGGAACGCCAAATCAGGGAAGTATTCCGTCGGATTATGAATTGCAGAACTGAGGGTCTCGAACTTTTGAGTCGCGCAAACAACCCGGAGTAA
- the LOC126631165 gene encoding bZIP transcription factor 12-like: MMATSSKMAVVSTANSDLPRRESSICSLSTFLADDDDNRHHKHQSMTMDDILRNIYSSTGTGTGNDMRDNGHHQQLHHHAEARSVDEVWKEIVAGGAGVGVGVGEEEVGVAEGDGGDQVRGGEGGGGGGGGMEEMTLEDFLTRAGAVREEDVSVNAGGVPIGYGQFQVQPPPPPPAAQGQLVYANGTTSASGGGGGGGGGGRAGKRRAVQEAPLDKATQQKQRRMIKNRESAARSRERKQAYTVELESLVTQLEEENARLLRQQAEQKKERFKQLMENLIPVVEKRRPPHVLRRVHSVHW; this comes from the exons ATGATGGCGACGTCTTCGAAAATGGCGGTGGTTTCAACCGCGAATTCGGATCTGCCGCGGAGGGAGTCCTCTATATGTTCACTCTCCACTTTCCTGGCCGACGACGACGACAACCGTCACCACAAGCACCAATCCATGACCATGGACGACATCCTCAGGAACATCTACAGCTCCACCGGGACTGGCACTGGAAATGACATGCGCGACAACGGTCACCATCAACAACTTCATCATCACGCCGAGGCCAGGTCCGTCGACGAGGTCTGGAAGGAGATCGTCGCCGGAGGAGCTGGAGTGGGAGTGGGAGTgggagaggaggaggtgggagtGGCGGAGGGAGATGGCGGGGATCAGGTGCggggaggagagggaggaggtggtggtgggggTGGGATGGAGGAGATGACCTTGGAGGACTTTCTCACCAGGGCTGGGGCCGTGAGGGAAGAGGACGTCAGCGTGAATGCCGGCGGAGTTCCGATTGGGTACGGGCAGTTCCAGGTGCAgcctcctcctccacctccgGCTGCTCAGGGTCAGCTGGTGTACGCGAACGGGACAACAAGTGCCAGCGGAggcggaggtggtggtggtggaggagggAGGGCTGGGAAGAGGAGAGCCGTGCAGGAAGCTCCACTCGATAAGGCAACGCAGCAGAAGCAGAGGAGGATGATCAAGAACAGAGAGTCCGCTGCCCGGTCCAGGGAACGGAAGCAG GCTTACACCGTAGAGCTCGAATCTCTGGTAACGCAGCTGGAGGAGGAAAATGCGCGGCTCCTCAGACAACAG GCTGAGCAAAAGAAGGAGAGGTTTAAGCAG CTCATGGAGAACCTCATTCCTGTTGTAGAGAAGCGGAGGCCACCACATGTTCTTCGGAGAGTACATTCGGTGCACTGGTAG